In Archangium violaceum, the following are encoded in one genomic region:
- a CDS encoding chemotaxis protein CheW yields MTSSTPRGPEEVQDQEVKALLEERATRLRGRADGTADETVLMVAEFPLGEERYAIPLESLRAALPLRLVTPVPLSMPHVIGVLRYQGQVLAALSLAALMGGHGWRQDPAVLLVLDRGDGELCALDCEAIPRPLSLPTAAVEAARTQAEGAVVEVPLKNNRQIIHLIDLPRLFARGAGARNAG; encoded by the coding sequence ACATCCTCCACCCCCCGAGGCCCCGAGGAAGTCCAGGATCAAGAGGTCAAAGCCCTCCTGGAGGAGCGCGCGACGCGCCTGCGTGGACGCGCCGATGGCACCGCCGACGAGACGGTGCTCATGGTGGCCGAGTTCCCCCTGGGCGAGGAGCGGTACGCCATTCCGCTGGAGTCCCTGCGCGCGGCGCTGCCGCTGCGCCTGGTGACGCCGGTGCCCCTGTCCATGCCGCACGTCATCGGCGTGCTGCGCTACCAGGGCCAGGTGCTCGCCGCGCTCAGCCTCGCGGCGCTCATGGGCGGCCACGGCTGGCGGCAGGATCCCGCCGTGCTGCTCGTGCTGGACCGCGGTGACGGGGAGCTGTGCGCCCTGGACTGCGAAGCCATTCCGCGCCCGCTCAGCCTGCCCACCGCGGCGGTGGAGGCGGCGCGCACGCAGGCGGAGGGTGCCGTGGTCGAGGTCCCTCTGAAGAACAACCGTCAGATCATCCACCTCATCGACCTGCCGCGCCTCTTCGCGCGCGGCGCCGGGGCTCGCAATGCCGGTTGA